The Prunus dulcis chromosome 3, ALMONDv2, whole genome shotgun sequence genome segment CCTTCTCAGTGCTCATGCTGTGCTAGTAATCTTTCTGATATGTTTTCAATACTTGAGCTGTTGGATTTTGACTAAATGGAACTCTGATCATCTCTTCacttcaaaataattatagaaatggaaatggtggaaagggaaaaaaatagaagaaaagatGTGGAGGGAGACCAAGacctaataaaatatcaaaGGCATAAGTATTGTGagcaccaaaataaaatatatttctctttgtgcGGGTTTCCAGTATGTTCTTTCTTTGTGGTTTGTAAAGTTTTGCATATATTATGTTAAGTGGGTCTCTTGATAAATACAGCTTTGTCTTTCTTATGTTGGTGATTATTAGCAGTTGTCATTCCTCATTGGttgatttatttcttattgCATTTATAGTCTCTCTTTTTGATGTGATATCTAGCAATTATTGGGTATGGAGGCACACAGACACAGATGAATAAAGTCaccattttttcttgtctCCACATGGGAAATATCTACTGTGTGTTGGAGTTTGTATAGGCAAAATACACTTGCCTTGTTGATTTAattaacaatttattttttattaattagaaaTTCGTTTTTAAGATAAAATCATtagttaaaattcaaatatgttaAACAGTTAATGTAATTATTGAATGAAGAGGTGTCAGACCTCTATATATTGACAATTCATTCAAaccagaaaaaataatttttgaacAGTATTATCATTCTCACACGTAAGCACTTTCTAAGAGAAATCATATTATTGTTCGCCagaaatcaaagccaacaatgCTTAGGCTTGGATTTGTGATAGTTTAATTCTGGTGGACAGACTCCTATCGAACTAAAGCACAAGAGTAGAGGAGAAATACTGTCTAAAGAACACTGCAACTTTGCAGGACTCTATCATCAATCCAAGTTAATGTTCTGTAAATTTATTCTATTGTTGTATTGATTtgattacatatatatatatatacagtcccgatctcttggaccacaggagtccaagagattgtggtcacccaccgttggatattaatcaaatggttcaaaatgatatatataaatgcaatatgacataaatgattattacccgattcaagtcataaatgagtgaaccgttgaatttacatccaacggtgagtgaccataaatctcttggactacaggggtccaagagatcaggactgtatatatataacatatttcGATTTGTTATTATTCtgttatttgatttttatactGATTATTCTCCAACACTATGTCGGTAAAAGGATTAGTTACATACTTCTAATATTGGTCATTGGATTACATATGTATTCATTAAATGTGTTGGTAGTCTCTTAGATGCAATCCAACAGTCGAGATTAGAAATATATAATCAATCATTAACTTAAATACTTGTTAGAGAATACCCTAATTTTCTCATAAGATTTTGATTGATGCAGTATATTCTATCTATTAAGGGACTTCTTCACAAATCACAATGAAAAATATTACTAGCTAAAATCCATTCATATTAAACTGATTGCAAAAATATCGTAACACAAAGAAATGGGTGTGGAAGACATGAGAGAAGGAAGGAAGATAAGTCAAAAGAGTTGATAAAGGAGAGGTAAACACCGTCAGTTTtaggaatttaaaaaaaaaaaaaaaaagggaaataaacttattgttattttaaagatataattttttttattcatttttcttttgttttaatataaaaatatcattttgtctttacatttaacagaaaaagttaacaaatttGACGGCAGGACCATTTATCTaaacgaaactaaagttaaaggactacgtgaaccattttggaaattgaggtactcaaatgcaaatcggatCAAAattcagggactaataaaacgattaacctcTTAGATTATTGATGGGCAAATGTGACTTTTCAATTAGGATTATTTGTATCAATGATCCCTCAACTATACTCGgagttacattttggtcactcAACTCCAAAAAATAGTTATAGAGGTCACTTAATTAGGTGTTGTGTTGCACCATTAGTCCCTATCGTTAGAGAGACTTGACGGTAGGGACTAATGGTGCAACACAACACCCAATTGAGTGAGTTCTGCAACTAATATTTGAATTgagtgaccaaaatgtaactcTGAATATAATTAAGAGACCATTACTACAGATAACCCAAAATTATATGGTGAACATCAAGGCAAACAGGTTTATGAATCAGGAAAATCctgaacaattttttttggtccaaaAAAGTCCTGAACTTAAGCCTATGCCctggagatttttttttatatttttgatttattttcagAATACTAGGTTATTACGAATATGACCTTAACCGCGGTGGTGCTCTTCAGTCTTTGGTTGTTTTGATTATCAGGATGCTTCTTCATGATGAAATTTTTGCCATTTTGTGGCCTAAGCAATTCTTTAGATTATCACAAATATCATTACCGTGCAACAATTTGCTAGATTATCACAAAGATCCAACAATTTGCTAGATGACAACCGATAAGTTTGCGAACAAGGTTGAATCCCTATGACATATTGGCATTGTATGTATGAAAACCTTTATCCCCCTTCCTAATTTTGGCGAACattacaaaaaaagaaaagaaaagacaacTGATTCGTTTCAAAATGTTttcataatatatttaaagagtatagccgcgcggctataccctttaCATATTctgaattttgtcaaaatcccTTCGTTCTTTTCCAAATTCAGTTTTTCCTGGATTAGGAACTTATATGGGCCTCTTTGCCGTGTTCTCCATATAGTTTGATCCTTGGATGTTTAAGGTATCTAAAATGAGGCAGCATTCATACTGATTATGTAgccattttttattataaagaaaaacaaaagaaaagagtttGAACTCTGCTGCGATATCCTTGATCCCAAAATATGCAGATCTTCATAATCAACCTTATTATAAGCTTCATCTCTCTGTGAAATGTGTGGCAAGACTTATAAACGGGCATTCGACTAGTTGGTAGTTTCAGTTTTGTGTTGATTTTGGATCTTTGGGACAAAGAAACCCCAATGTTTTTCTAGCTTAGAATCTGCGGAGGCTAGATCAAGCACACAAGGATACCAGCTTGAAGAAGCATTAAAATATCACTTTGGAGCTGCTATAGGATCAAAACTACCAGCCATAGCATATAATGAAGAGTCATGTTTTTGAGATTCATAACAAAAACCATAACAAAACCAGAAGTCATGAaacttcaaaattaaaaacttgaTGAGCAGCTATATAAAGGCCTTACTGTCAATGATACATaagctttttttttgtcaatcaATAATGCTTAAGCTGACACACTACCTTTCATCCTGGAAAGCTTAAAACCCCATGCATACATCACCAGtcataaaattttcttctatCATCTTGGCCCTGAAAGCCGAATGTCTGACATGAGTATATCACTGTTGTAATTACTGAGTCCTGATGATGAAGTAGCGTCTTTGCTGCTCCATTGTAAGAAACTAAAATGAGGGCCTGACACAGAGGGGGATATCGGCGGTAGGGGTAAAGTACAAAGACCTTCAAGCATTTGGACAACTTTAGTCATTGGGGGTCTTAGTTGCATCTCATCTTGAATACACCATAATGCAACTTTAATTGCACTTAAAACTCTTTCATCATTTTCATCAACATCTAGATTTGGATCAAGGAACTGTTTCATATTTCCCTCTTCCAACAGCTTAAAGGCATAAGAAGGAAAGTGGCCCTTCGCAGAACTGTCCCCTGGATCAAAATTCCTCTTTCCAGCAATGATCTCAAGCAAGACCATCCCATAACTGTATACATCACTCTTCTCTGATATGGCATAATTGGTGATCCATTCTGGTGCAAGGTACCCTCTTGTGCCCCTCAGTGTCGTATGTACACCGCTTTCCTCCCGGTTCATTAGCTTGGACAAACCAAAATCTGAAACTTTGGCAACAAAATTGTCATCAAGAAGAACATTTTCAGGTTTTATATCACAATGGACAATCTTTTCTTCACACTCTTCATGGAGATAAGCCAACCCCTTTGCTGTCCCCAAGGCAATACTGAATCTTGTATTCCAATCTAACAATTCATcctttttgttgttcttgaaTATCCATTTATCTAAAGACCCTTTACCCATGTACTCATAAACAAGAAGTCTGTGAGGCCCTTCTGCACAGAAACCTCTGAGCTTGACCAGATGGACATGACGAATTTTCCCAATAATAGTGACTTCAGCTCTAAACTCTTTCTTCCCCTGGCCAACTCCCTCCAATTTTTTCACAGCCAGTTGGATGCCATCTGGAAGCACACCTAGGTAGACTGAACCAAACCCTCCTTGGCCAATTTTGTTGGAGAAATTTTTAGTTGCTCTGCTAAGATCGCCGTAAGTGAAGCGAATAGGCATTCCAGAAAGACTGTCCAAGAACTTATCCTCTTCCAAGATTTCTTGGGAATATTCCAATAGTCTCATCCTGCGGTAGTACCAGAATCCTACATAAACTAGACCAACAATAACCAAGATTGTTGCAACCGAAATGACCATGAGTAACAAAATGCGCTCGCTTTTATTTCCGTTGCCTTCCTTTACAGGGCTTCCATCCCTCAAGGACTTCATAAAAGAGATGTATCCAGTAGAATTTGCTGCGGAGCGTTCAAAACTCCCTACCCGGTCAAACAGAAAACAATGTCCAGAACTGTTTTCGAAGAACAGCACAAGGCAAGAACAATCACCAAGGCAAGCTTCTTTGCAGGAACTCAGATTGGATTTCAGAGAGGGTGTGCTAAAACCAAGTGCAAAGTAATCAAGCTTCTCACCAACGTATAAGAGCTCTACTGAACTTTTGGAGGTATTACAGGTTGGGAGTGCTTGAGGTTTGCAATTAAAGCGTGAGGTGAGAAGTGAAGGGCATTGGCACCAATTCTCAAAATAGCACACATAGTAGGGGTCACAAGGCTCAGGAGTTCTGCAAGAACTTTGTGGGATCTTAGTTGCTTCGGCAGCAACAGACTTTCCCTTTTGAAAATTATAGAACGATATTATACCATCAGATCCTAAAACAGCAGCCCAGAAGGCATTTGGATCCTTATTGTCAGAGAAGACAAATTGCCAAAGTAAGGATCCATTTGCACCATAGAAATTCCATGAATTGGACACCAGAGACAAAGAATGAATCTTGCCACTGACATTGTTATTGCTTTTCCTGCTGTCATCTGCCATGGACCAATAGATTTGTGGAATTTGATATCCTGCATATAAGACCAGCTCCCCTGACTGAATTTCAAGATAATGAGACACGTTATTGCGATTGCGAAAACTTTTGAGCTTCATTCCTTCTGAGAACTCCTGGCCAGGTAAAAGAGTGTCAGTAGGATGGCTAAAACTCTGCCAAAGAATGCTTCCTTTGTCACCAAGCAATACCAAGTTTCCTGAATCCTGCAACTGCATGGCTGAAACTACTTCTCCTGTTGTGTTTGTAGACCAAACCAAATTGTTACTGCTTCTCAAGTAGGCGTTCCCATTTTTGTCAAGGGCAAACTTATCAGAATTTGAAATTAGTAAGCCTCTATTAGCAGTCCAGACCACTTTAGAAGTGCCCAAGTGAATGACTACAAGTAAATACAACTTGACATCAAGAGCTTGGTAGAATCCTAAGGCAAAAGCCGAGTTGTTGGATAGCAGGAACAGCCCCCCATTATCACTCCAATCCATCTGAGATGCCTGGAACCCAGGATAAATCCGATCTTTATGTTGTTGGCCGGCTATGCAGGTTTTGAACACAAGGAGGAGGAGACATAAACACAAGGTTCTCAATTGGAACAAAGCCATAATTAACTTCACCAATTCCCTGGAATTGCCTAAATTGGGTCCAGAAATATTGTTCTTTACCACAATTTCAGGGCTTGGGGTAAATTAATGTGAAAAACCATATTAAAACAAGGGAAAAACTGAGACCCTGGAAATTTCTGTGTGTTTAGCTGTATGGCTATGGCTAAGATTGAATTGCTGGGAACTGATACAcctaacaacaaaaaaagaaagaaaaaaaaaaagcaaagaaagatCAATCTTCAGTTGAAAAATGATTCAACCTATAAGAGGTATGAACACAAAGTAGTCTAATTTCATAAAGTTCAGTCATATGGAGTGAAACAGCaaacaaggaagaaaattTTTCTACCACAAACTATATCTTATGCATGTAAAGGAAAAGCAAATACAGCAACAAAATTCACAACAAACTACAAAAGTAAGAGAATCATTGTTGATAATTGATGGGTTTTCTTTGCTGACACTGTGAAAATCTATAACCAAGCAAAACACAGCAGAAAAGAATATGACTGACCACATTACTTGGCAGCTGAAACGAACGGATTTGCAGATGCGGGTTCTTGGAGGGAATATTGATCGAATCTATGTTCTTCTCCCGATTTGCAAGAGAGTGAgtgaaggagagagaggaaatggCAGGGCAGATTGTAatataattatgtttttgCTGTGTGTACACAATTTGTCCACAACTCTCATGCTCtgctttttctccttttcattgtttttcaaAGTAAAAAGTATAAATTGCACGTGTTCAACTGTCTTTGTAAATTGTAGGTGTGAACATTAATGCAATGGTTGTGACTCGTTGAAAAAAGTTGTATTTGCATTCGTGTGGTTTTTGTATGGTTTcccataattttctttattattattatttttttcatctctAATGTTATTGAGGTTAATTAGGTAGTTGCTCTCTAGACATCATGCCGAGAATGGAGATGCATTGAGAAAATTTCATTTctactcaaattttttttattttaaaagttttgATTTAATGACAATTTTCCGAAGAGTcatgtatttatttacataatcgaTTATTTAGGGTGTAAGATTTTGGGTTATCTTATACTTAAAACCTAAAATCTTAAGTGTGTcacattaataaataaaaagaaaattttcttttcaaagtaGAGAAGTTAGGTAAACCAAGACTAGTGTTGGGGTCTGCATCAACAACCAGGAAAACTTGTATCAGATATTAAATGCCTATCACAAGTCTATCGCTTTAAAAGGAGTCGTCTGCCCTGCATGGAAAGCAAACACTTGT includes the following:
- the LOC117623593 gene encoding G-type lectin S-receptor-like serine/threonine-protein kinase SD2-5, whose translation is MALFQLRTLCLCLLLLVFKTCIAGQQHKDRIYPGFQASQMDWSDNGGLFLLSNNSAFALGFYQALDVKLYLLVVIHLGTSKVVWTANRGLLISNSDKFALDKNGNAYLRSSNNLVWSTNTTGEVVSAMQLQDSGNLVLLGDKGSILWQSFSHPTDTLLPGQEFSEGMKLKSFRNRNNVSHYLEIQSGELVLYAGYQIPQIYWSMADDSRKSNNNVSGKIHSLSLVSNSWNFYGANGSLLWQFVFSDNKDPNAFWAAVLGSDGIISFYNFQKGKSVAAEATKIPQSSCRTPEPCDPYYVCYFENWCQCPSLLTSRFNCKPQALPTCNTSKSSVELLYVGEKLDYFALGFSTPSLKSNLSSCKEACLGDCSCLVLFFENSSGHCFLFDRVGSFERSAANSTGYISFMKSLRDGSPVKEGNGNKSERILLLMVISVATILVIVGLVYVGFWYYRRMRLLEYSQEILEEDKFLDSLSGMPIRFTYGDLSRATKNFSNKIGQGGFGSVYLGVLPDGIQLAVKKLEGVGQGKKEFRAEVTIIGKIRHVHLVKLRGFCAEGPHRLLVYEYMGKGSLDKWIFKNNKKDELLDWNTRFSIALGTAKGLAYLHEECEEKIVHCDIKPENVLLDDNFVAKVSDFGLSKLMNREESGVHTTLRGTRGYLAPEWITNYAISEKSDVYSYGMVLLEIIAGKRNFDPGDSSAKGHFPSYAFKLLEEGNMKQFLDPNLDVDENDERVLSAIKVALWCIQDEMQLRPPMTKVVQMLEGLCTLPLPPISPSVSGPHFSFLQWSSKDATSSSGLSNYNSDILMSDIRLSGPR